GCCACCAACCTGAACAAGGTCGCTTTTGGCAGGGATATGGACAATGTCTCCCTGCTCAAGCAAAACGTTGGCTATTTTGCCGTTTTCTGCAATAACTACCTTGCCTAGTGGTACAATTTTTCTCGCACGCTCAGTAAATTGCAGAATCATTTGCCCTTCTTGCAACCTGATACTTGCTTCACCATCTGAAGACGCTGGTGCAGTAAATACACTTCGCTCAAGTCGCTCTAAAGACTGATCGATAAGCTCCTTTTGCTTTTGAGCAACACTCTTACGTTGGATATAAACAGATTGAAAATCAGCTAAGTTAGGGTCTACTTCAATATGTGCTAAAAGATCATACAGACGAGTATCTTTTTTGACTGCGAAATACGATGGACCTAAATAGCTGCCGGCAACCTGAATGTCGAAGATTTGTGCTCTGATATCATCGTTAAAAAACACGCGGTCACCGTCTTTTAGCTGAAACTGCGCAAACTCGGCGAAAGGTACATAGATTGAAAATGGGCCGTCAGCTCTATCGCCAACAACACCTACATGGCTTACCTTGGCGTATGGACGCGCAATTTTAATTAGATCAGTACCTATCGACTCGTCTTTATCAAGCTCAAATCGAAATGGGTTTCTTACTGACCCTGTCACCAAAATAGTCGCCTGCTGACGTTCAACTAAAATGACATCGCCGTCTTTAAAATTAAATCGAGGTAAATAACCACCTAATACGAAGTCATATAAATCAATCTCTTTAATCACTTCGTTGTTTCTTAGCACCTTGACAGAGCGATAACTACCTCGCTCTGAGTCTATACCTCCAGCACGTTTCAAATAATACAGTACACTGTCAGAAGCTACCCCAGCATATTGCCCAGGCCGAATAACACTTCCAGTGATATAGACACTCACAGGAGTTGCTGTAAGTAGATTTACATAGATGCTCACACTGGACTTGTAGACTTGTTTAATACGCTCGGTAACCACTTGGTTGAGCTGGCTAGCTTTGACATTGGCCACATTTATTGGGCCGACATTGGTAATAAACAGGTTCGACTGATTATCAACCGTTAGTACCTCTGATTGATTCACTGCCCCCCAAAGCCAAACAGACACTTTATCGCCTGGTGCAACTACGTAATCATCGTTTAAGCCGTCAGAGCGTTCACTCTCATACCCACCAGCGAATAAGTTGGCACCAAATGGCGGCGGCAATCCTTCTTCTGCGGCAGGAAGTAACTCTTGCGCACTAGCCTCACCTGGCAACAAAACACCTGAGCGATTAGTCTTATTAAACGTACCCTGCTGTAAGCTAGAATTAGAAATGTTTTGGTTATTGTTACCCAAAGATTGAAGTTGGCTTAGGCTTTGAGGTTGCTCATCAACAGCGACCGCATTTGAGCTCACAATAAAGCCTAACAATAGTGAAATAGCGCCTGCAACGTTCAGTAATTTTGTCATAGTGATAAATCTATCAGTTTATTGTTATTGTTATTGTTCCGCAAAGACAGGTTGCGATTCTCGGTCAATAATTTGTGGCACGATATACCATGCAGCGTTTGTATCTTTGCAAACGACTAGTTGCTCGCTCATCGATGCTGCTTTACTTACATTTAAGTTTCGACAGCTCATCCCTAACGCAGAGAAGTAGTGTTGACCAACTGAAATCACATTGTTGTTGTGGACTATCTCTGTACCCGATGATGCATGATTTAAGTCTGCCCAATACTGCTGTGGTACTTGTCGATAACGGGAAATATCTGGAGCTTGTTCAACCAAGCTCACTTTAGGCTCAACAATAGGTGGAGACATCGAGCATCCCGCCATTAGCAATACACCAACAATACTTACTAGATTACATCTAAATTTCATCTGTTAACTCTTCTTGCGAAGCCAAGTCAAAATTGTCCAAATATTCTGTAATGCCCAATTATACATGGCAAATACAATTAAAAACGTGAAAAACATTATCCACTCAGGTACTTGCTCAACTTCTGACCAACAACCTATTACCGCGAAAAACACGCTCATCAGACTGATGATGCACAAGGTTTGCTTACGTGAATACCCTGCTCTTTCAAAAATATGGTGCAGATGCTCTCGGTCGGCTTTAAACGGCGAGACTCCTCGCTTTACTCTTCTAATCATAATCGCCGCCATATCCATCAATGGAATCGCGATTAAGTATAGGGCTGTGACAGGCCTTAGATACTGTTGTTCTGACTGAACGCCAATCACCATAAGCCAAACTATTGTCAGTCCAATAAGCATGTTACCGGAATCACCCATAAACACTTTAGATAGTGACCGGTGCAACCCAAGGTTGAACATTAAGTAGGCCGCAAGTGCCGCGATGAATAAAACAGGTAATAAAAAGAGTTCATTTGCGCTATCAGCGAATAAATAAGCTAGAGAGCAAAAAGTAATAATGCTAGTCGAGCCAGCTAGTCCATCAATACCGTCAATCATATTGAATGCATTAATTCCTGCAATAATCCCTACCACTGTAACTAGCGCGCCTATGTACCCTAGTTGTATTTCAAACACCCCAAAAAGGTTGCCTAAGCTAGTTAAGTGTATTTCAGTACCAAATATGATTAGCGAACTTACAATAACTTGAGATACGAGTCTGACTCTAACACTCAAGTCGTAACGGTCATCTAATGTACCTAAGAATAGAATTAGCGCGGAAGCGATCAGATAGAGATTTAAATGGCGGCTATTGTCGATAAACAGCATTGATGCGGTAAGAATTGAGATAAATATCCCAAAACCTCCGACTAGGGGTACTTCGCCTACATGTATTTTTCTAGCGTTTGGAGAGTCTACTAAGCCAGTTCGAATGGCAATGGGTTTACAGAGTCGAATTGTGGTGAACGCAATGATAAAGCTACTCAAAAGGGGAATAAAATAATCCATACTTGTCCTTAAGTTTTCCTTTGCAGTGATTCAGTTTTTACCGGTCGCTATTATGAGTATCTAAAACCTGTCCTTTACAAACACTTCCTATGCTTGTAGCTGTGTAACATCAACGCAATACGATGCAATATCAATCACTTTCTAGGGCAGAGCTAGTGT
This DNA window, taken from Shewanella maritima, encodes the following:
- a CDS encoding polysaccharide biosynthesis/export family protein; protein product: MTKLLNVAGAISLLLGFIVSSNAVAVDEQPQSLSQLQSLGNNNQNISNSSLQQGTFNKTNRSGVLLPGEASAQELLPAAEEGLPPPFGANLFAGGYESERSDGLNDDYVVAPGDKVSVWLWGAVNQSEVLTVDNQSNLFITNVGPINVANVKASQLNQVVTERIKQVYKSSVSIYVNLLTATPVSVYITGSVIRPGQYAGVASDSVLYYLKRAGGIDSERGSYRSVKVLRNNEVIKEIDLYDFVLGGYLPRFNFKDGDVILVERQQATILVTGSVRNPFRFELDKDESIGTDLIKIARPYAKVSHVGVVGDRADGPFSIYVPFAEFAQFQLKDGDRVFFNDDIRAQIFDIQVAGSYLGPSYFAVKKDTRLYDLLAHIEVDPNLADFQSVYIQRKSVAQKQKELIDQSLERLERSVFTAPASSDGEASIRLQEGQMILQFTERARKIVPLGKVVIAENGKIANVLLEQGDIVHIPAKSDLVQVGGEVMMPQALVYNENATVEDYIAWAGGYSERANYEQIMVINPNGMVRLNATGALKPGDQILVLPKVDAKIMQNVKDITQIIYQIAVAANAIK
- the wecA gene encoding UDP-N-acetylglucosamine--undecaprenyl-phosphate N-acetylglucosaminephosphotransferase; amino-acid sequence: MDYFIPLLSSFIIAFTTIRLCKPIAIRTGLVDSPNARKIHVGEVPLVGGFGIFISILTASMLFIDNSRHLNLYLIASALILFLGTLDDRYDLSVRVRLVSQVIVSSLIIFGTEIHLTSLGNLFGVFEIQLGYIGALVTVVGIIAGINAFNMIDGIDGLAGSTSIITFCSLAYLFADSANELFLLPVLFIAALAAYLMFNLGLHRSLSKVFMGDSGNMLIGLTIVWLMVIGVQSEQQYLRPVTALYLIAIPLMDMAAIMIRRVKRGVSPFKADREHLHHIFERAGYSRKQTLCIISLMSVFFAVIGCWSEVEQVPEWIMFFTFLIVFAMYNWALQNIWTILTWLRKKS
- a CDS encoding DVU3141 family protein, which encodes MKFRCNLVSIVGVLLMAGCSMSPPIVEPKVSLVEQAPDISRYRQVPQQYWADLNHASSGTEIVHNNNVISVGQHYFSALGMSCRNLNVSKAASMSEQLVVCKDTNAAWYIVPQIIDRESQPVFAEQ